In a genomic window of Barnesiella propionica:
- a CDS encoding RHS repeat-associated core domain-containing protein — protein MTFINQKRRTTTEYDGLGLNNRLHLGMEFESMHGLHLYDNNTRQRDPLLNLFTSIDPLCEKYPWISPYAVCANNPLKYADYNGMDWYQHESGAVIWQV, from the coding sequence ATGACTTTTATTAACCAGAAAAGGCGGACTACCACCGAATACGATGGTCTGGGGCTCAATAACCGGCTGCACCTGGGCATGGAGTTCGAGAGCATGCATGGGCTCCATCTCTATGACAATAACACCCGCCAGCGAGATCCTTTGCTGAACCTGTTTACTTCCATTGACCCCCTTTGTGAGAAATATCCCTGGATTTCTCCCTATGCCGTGTGTGCCAATAATCCGTTGAAGTATGCGGATTATAACGGAATGGATTGGTATCAACATGAATCTGGTGCGGTTATTTGGCAAGTATGA
- a CDS encoding RNA methyltransferase, which yields MKKKNVFDLNRISQEEYKQEEKIPLIVILDNLRSLNNIGSVFRTGDAFKIESLYLCGITAVPPHVEIHKTALGAENSVNWIYFSDTSEAVDKLHQEGYIVYAVEQVIDSIDMRNILLDKNKKYAVILGNEVKGVQQKVVDKCDGCIEIPQFGTKHSLNVSVTAGLVIWDCFKQLC from the coding sequence ATGAAGAAGAAAAACGTATTTGATTTAAATAGAATTTCACAAGAAGAATATAAACAAGAAGAAAAAATCCCTTTAATCGTTATATTAGATAATTTACGAAGTCTCAATAATATAGGTTCTGTTTTCCGTACAGGAGATGCATTTAAGATAGAGTCCTTATATTTATGTGGTATTACAGCAGTTCCCCCTCATGTAGAAATACATAAAACAGCATTAGGCGCTGAAAATAGTGTGAACTGGATATATTTTTCAGATACTTCCGAAGCTGTTGATAAACTCCATCAGGAAGGATATATAGTTTATGCAGTAGAGCAGGTAATAGACAGTATAGATATGCGCAACATATTGTTAGATAAGAATAAAAAGTATGCTGTTATATTAGGAAATGAAGTAAAAGGAGTACAACAGAAAGTTGTTGATAAGTGCGATGGTTGTATAGAAATACCCCAGTTTGGTACGAAACATTCACTAAACGTTTCTGTTACGGCAGGATTAGTTATATGGGATTGTTTTAAACAATTATGTTGA
- a CDS encoding non-canonical purine NTP diphosphatase — translation MEKIVFATNNLHKLEEVRNIVGERMQILSLSDIGCTDDIPETADTIEGNALIKARYIKNKYGYDCFSDDTGLEIKALNNEPGVYSARYAGENGNASKNIEKVLSKLKGIKNRKAHFRTCIALITGKEVHLFEGKIEGEIMEERKGFSGFGYDSIFKPVGSDLSFAEMGEEEKNKISHRAIAVQKLAIHLMNI, via the coding sequence ATGGAAAAAATTGTTTTTGCAACCAATAATCTGCATAAATTGGAAGAGGTAAGGAATATAGTAGGAGAGAGAATGCAAATTTTGAGTTTGTCGGATATCGGTTGCACAGATGATATTCCGGAGACAGCTGATACTATTGAAGGGAATGCCTTGATAAAAGCCCGTTACATAAAAAATAAATATGGATACGATTGTTTTTCCGATGATACGGGACTTGAGATAAAAGCATTGAATAATGAGCCGGGGGTTTATTCCGCTCGCTATGCCGGAGAAAATGGAAACGCTTCTAAGAATATAGAAAAGGTCTTATCTAAATTGAAAGGAATTAAGAACCGAAAAGCCCATTTCAGAACTTGTATTGCATTGATTACCGGCAAAGAAGTCCATCTTTTCGAGGGAAAAATAGAAGGAGAAATTATGGAGGAGAGAAAAGGTTTTTCAGGCTTTGGTTATGATTCTATTTTTAAACCTGTTGGCAGTGATTTATCTTTCGCAGAGATGGGTGAGGAAGAGAAGAATAAGATAAGTCATAGAGCTATAGCGGTTCAAAAACTTGCTATTCATCTTATGAATATTTAA
- a CDS encoding DUF3997 domain-containing protein codes for MAVDKIIYYSVFFLCLFCLICNACSDYSKNLGEGYTYAHEGTGTNCIFHEYPTSGGEIPPDVISFAYDKNFIVAKQKPNEFDCAYEKEISYPLGRDTIYYWLIIKQEQKVFGALDYDSFLQLKKKYKVPDNLILE; via the coding sequence ATGGCCGTGGATAAAATAATATATTATTCAGTTTTCTTTTTGTGCTTATTTTGCTTAATATGCAATGCGTGTAGTGATTATTCTAAAAACTTGGGTGAAGGTTATACTTACGCACACGAAGGTACAGGTACTAATTGTATTTTTCACGAATACCCTACAAGCGGAGGTGAAATTCCACCTGACGTAATTTCGTTTGCTTACGATAAGAATTTTATTGTTGCGAAACAGAAGCCAAACGAATTTGATTGTGCTTATGAAAAAGAAATTAGTTACCCATTAGGGCGTGATACAATATACTATTGGCTGATTATTAAGCAAGAACAAAAAGTATTTGGTGCTTTGGATTATGACAGTTTTCTGCAACTTAAAAAAAAGTACAAAGTTCCTGATAACTTGATACTAGAATAA
- the leuS gene encoding leucine--tRNA ligase — MEYNFKEIEKRWQQYWKDNDIYKVKENKDKPKYYVLDMFPYPSGAGLHVGHPLGYIASDIYSRFKRLKGFNVLHPMGYDAYGLPAEQYAIQTGQHPAITTEKNISRYREQLDKIGFSYDWSREIRTCDPEYYKWTQWAFIQMFNSFYDYDEQKALPIKELINRFEVSGTAGLHAACGEDMSFTAQDWKEMSIKEQQKILLNYRIAYLGDTMVNWCAQLGTVLANDEVSEGVSVRGGYPVEQKVMRQWCLRVSAYAQRLLDGLDTLDWTDSLKETQKNWIGRSEGAEMQFKVVDSDVEFTIFTTRADTIFGVTFMVLAPESEYVKQVVTSEQKGAVDDYLESIKHRTERERIADRGVSGVFTGSYAVNPLNNKQIPIWISDYVLAGYGTGAIMAVPAHDSRDYAFARHFDLPIVPLIEGCDVSEESFDAKEGRMINSCGNGLDLNGLEVKEAIAKTKSFIEENKIGRVKVNYRLRDAIFSRQRYWGEPFPVYYKDDMPYVLDETKLPLLLPDVDKFLPTESGEPPLGRAKDWKTEDHFPFELCTMPGFAGSSAYYIRYMDPHNNEALVSKEADEYWRNVDLYVGGTEHATGHLIYSRFWNKFLYDLGVVCEEEPFKKLVNQGMIQGRSNFVYRIKDTNTFVSYNLKNGYDTTSIHVDVNIVSNDILDIEAFKKWRPEFTTAEFILEDGKYVCGWAVEKMSKSMFNVVNPDDIVERYGADTLRLYEMFLGPLEQSKPWDTNGIDGVHRFLKKLWNLFYEDDELSVKDEEPTKKELKSLHKLIKKVSWDIDNFSFNTSISAFMICINELAAIKSRNKNILENIVILLAPFAPHISEELWHVLGHKDTVCDARWPEFNEDYLKEDVVNYAISFNGKARFTIEIGAGTSREEIEKIALEHSSSARWLEGKTPKKIIVVPNKIVNIVL; from the coding sequence ATGGAATATAATTTCAAAGAAATTGAAAAACGCTGGCAGCAGTACTGGAAAGATAATGATATTTATAAAGTAAAGGAAAATAAAGATAAGCCTAAATACTATGTATTGGATATGTTTCCTTATCCTTCGGGTGCCGGTCTTCATGTGGGACATCCTCTGGGTTATATAGCATCGGATATATATTCGCGTTTTAAAAGGTTGAAAGGATTTAATGTTCTTCATCCCATGGGATATGATGCGTATGGCTTACCAGCCGAACAATATGCAATACAAACAGGTCAGCACCCTGCTATAACCACCGAAAAAAATATAAGCAGATACAGGGAACAATTGGATAAAATAGGTTTTAGTTATGACTGGAGCCGGGAAATACGTACATGTGATCCTGAATATTATAAATGGACTCAATGGGCATTTATTCAGATGTTCAATAGTTTTTATGATTATGATGAACAAAAAGCTTTACCTATAAAAGAACTTATTAACAGATTTGAAGTTTCGGGTACTGCTGGTTTACATGCTGCTTGCGGAGAAGATATGTCGTTTACCGCTCAGGACTGGAAAGAAATGAGTATAAAAGAACAGCAGAAGATTTTGCTGAATTACCGGATAGCTTATTTAGGGGATACCATGGTTAACTGGTGTGCACAGTTAGGTACGGTACTGGCTAATGATGAAGTGAGTGAAGGAGTATCGGTACGTGGCGGATATCCTGTAGAACAAAAGGTAATGCGTCAATGGTGCTTGCGTGTGTCTGCTTATGCTCAGCGGTTATTAGACGGACTGGATACATTGGACTGGACAGATTCTTTAAAGGAAACCCAGAAAAACTGGATAGGTCGCAGTGAGGGTGCGGAAATGCAGTTTAAAGTAGTAGATTCGGATGTGGAATTTACTATTTTTACAACGCGTGCCGATACTATTTTCGGTGTTACGTTTATGGTATTGGCTCCGGAGAGTGAATATGTAAAACAAGTTGTTACCTCGGAACAAAAAGGAGCTGTTGATGATTATCTGGAAAGTATTAAACACCGGACAGAACGTGAAAGAATTGCGGATAGGGGAGTAAGTGGTGTATTTACAGGTTCGTATGCTGTAAATCCTTTGAATAATAAACAAATTCCTATCTGGATAAGCGATTATGTACTGGCCGGTTACGGAACAGGTGCTATTATGGCTGTGCCTGCACATGACAGTCGGGATTATGCTTTTGCCAGACATTTTGATTTGCCTATTGTTCCGTTGATAGAGGGATGTGATGTTTCTGAAGAAAGTTTCGATGCTAAGGAAGGCAGAATGATTAATTCTTGTGGAAACGGATTGGATTTGAATGGTCTTGAAGTAAAAGAGGCTATAGCTAAAACAAAGTCTTTTATAGAAGAGAATAAAATTGGTCGTGTAAAAGTAAATTATCGTTTAAGAGATGCTATATTCAGTCGGCAGAGGTATTGGGGAGAACCTTTTCCCGTTTATTATAAAGATGATATGCCTTATGTACTGGATGAAACTAAGTTACCTTTACTTTTGCCGGATGTGGATAAGTTCCTTCCTACCGAAAGCGGAGAACCTCCGTTAGGTCGTGCTAAAGATTGGAAAACAGAAGATCATTTTCCGTTTGAGTTATGTACGATGCCCGGTTTTGCGGGATCTTCGGCATACTATATTCGTTATATGGATCCTCATAATAATGAGGCTTTGGTTTCAAAAGAAGCTGATGAATACTGGCGTAATGTAGATTTGTATGTAGGTGGTACGGAACATGCTACAGGACATCTTATTTACAGTCGTTTCTGGAATAAATTTTTATATGATCTGGGGGTTGTGTGTGAAGAAGAACCTTTTAAGAAATTAGTCAATCAGGGAATGATACAAGGCAGATCTAATTTTGTATACAGAATAAAGGATACCAATACATTTGTTTCATATAATCTTAAAAACGGATACGATACAACCTCTATACATGTGGATGTAAACATAGTAAGCAATGATATTCTGGATATAGAAGCATTTAAAAAATGGCGTCCCGAATTTACTACTGCCGAATTTATTTTGGAAGATGGCAAATATGTTTGTGGATGGGCGGTGGAAAAGATGTCTAAATCTATGTTCAATGTAGTGAATCCGGATGATATTGTGGAACGTTACGGTGCAGATACGTTACGGTTATATGAAATGTTTCTGGGGCCTCTCGAACAGAGTAAACCCTGGGATACCAACGGTATAGACGGCGTACATCGTTTTCTTAAAAAATTATGGAATCTTTTTTACGAAGATGACGAATTATCGGTGAAAGATGAGGAGCCTACAAAGAAAGAATTAAAATCTTTACATAAACTTATAAAGAAAGTAAGTTGGGATATAGATAATTTCTCGTTTAATACTTCTATAAGTGCTTTTATGATATGTATAAACGAGTTGGCTGCTATAAAGTCGAGAAATAAGAATATACTGGAAAATATAGTTATTTTACTTGCACCTTTTGCTCCGCATATAAGTGAAGAATTATGGCATGTATTAGGACATAAAGATACCGTATGTGATGCCCGATGGCCTGAATTTAATGAAGATTATCTAAAAGAAGATGTAGTAAATTATGCTATATCGTTTAACGGGAAAGCTCGTTTTACTATTGAGATAGGAGCGGGAACATCCCGGGAAGAAATAGAAAAAATTGCGCTGGAACATTCCTCTTCAGCCCGTTGGTTGGAAGGTAAAACACCAAAAAAGATCATAGTTGTTCCTAATAAAATAGTAAATATCGTATTATAA
- the nadA gene encoding quinolinate synthase NadA — translation MYKVNISKGYEAYPAGEVTDITEEIKKLKQEYEDFPVDKDIDLVEEIEKLKREKNALILAHYYQSPEIQDIADYVGDSLALAQWASKTNADIIVLCGVHFMGETAKIICPQKKVIIPDVNAGCSLADSCNANDFKKFVQDHPGYTVISYVNTSAAVKAVTDVVVTSTNAKQIVDSFPADEKIIFGPDRNLGNYINSITGRNMLLWDGACHVHEQFSLDKIVQLKKKYPKALVLAHPECKKPLLMLADKVGSTAALLKFSMQSDSKEFIVATESGILHEMQKSSPDKLFIPAPPNDSTCACNECSFMRLNTLEKLYKALKYEMPEISVDEDISRKAIIPIRRMLDISEKLGF, via the coding sequence ATGTATAAAGTTAATATCTCCAAAGGATATGAAGCTTACCCCGCCGGAGAAGTGACAGATATAACGGAAGAAATAAAAAAATTGAAACAGGAATATGAAGATTTTCCTGTAGATAAAGATATAGATTTAGTAGAGGAAATAGAGAAACTGAAACGGGAAAAAAATGCTTTAATTCTTGCTCATTATTATCAGTCTCCGGAAATTCAGGATATAGCCGATTACGTAGGGGACAGTTTAGCTTTGGCTCAATGGGCATCCAAAACCAATGCGGATATAATCGTATTATGCGGTGTTCATTTTATGGGTGAGACTGCAAAAATTATCTGTCCGCAAAAAAAAGTTATTATTCCTGATGTAAATGCCGGATGTTCATTAGCTGACAGTTGTAATGCGAATGACTTTAAAAAATTCGTACAGGATCATCCTGGTTATACGGTTATTTCTTATGTAAATACTTCTGCTGCGGTAAAAGCTGTTACGGATGTTGTTGTTACTTCTACGAATGCTAAACAAATAGTAGATAGTTTTCCTGCGGACGAGAAGATTATTTTCGGGCCGGATAGAAATTTAGGAAACTACATAAATAGTATAACCGGCAGGAATATGTTGTTATGGGATGGTGCCTGTCACGTGCACGAGCAATTTTCTCTTGATAAGATAGTCCAGTTGAAAAAGAAATATCCCAAAGCTCTTGTTTTAGCACATCCTGAGTGTAAGAAACCTCTTCTTATGTTGGCTGATAAGGTGGGATCTACTGCTGCTTTACTTAAATTTTCAATGCAAAGTGACAGTAAAGAATTTATAGTAGCTACAGAATCGGGAATATTACATGAGATGCAAAAGAGCAGTCCTGATAAATTATTTATACCTGCGCCTCCTAATGATAGTACCTGTGCTTGCAATGAGTGTAGTTTTATGCGTTTGAATACACTTGAAAAATTATATAAGGCTTTGAAATATGAGATGCCCGAGATATCCGTGGACGAAGATATATCCCGGAAGGCAATTATACCCATTCGGAGAATGCTTGATATTTCCGAGAAATTAGGATTTTGA
- a CDS encoding YitT family protein: MINKFDGVFHQLKDYSVITFGLILYSIGWTGFLLPYHVTTGGVTGISAIIFYSTGIPISIPYVIINVILLIIAIKVLGWQYCIRSVFAVITTAVLLSLFQYFIKDAILENELLLSCLIGGMLCGTGIGLAFISNGSTGGTDIIAAIINKYKDISIGRMMLYCDVLIISSSYCVVPDATLRTVVYGLVVMFVMTYVCDIVINGIRQSVQLLIFSEKYDEIASHINTDIHRGVTVLDGMGWYSKQPKKVLVVLAKKNESISIMRLVKSIDSNAFISQSNVVGVYGQGFDKIKG, from the coding sequence ATGATAAACAAATTTGACGGAGTTTTTCATCAGCTCAAAGATTACAGTGTAATTACTTTCGGACTTATTTTATATAGTATCGGTTGGACAGGTTTCTTGTTGCCTTATCATGTAACTACAGGAGGGGTCACCGGTATTTCGGCTATTATATTTTATAGTACGGGTATTCCTATAAGTATTCCTTATGTGATTATAAACGTTATTTTATTGATAATAGCCATTAAAGTTTTGGGTTGGCAGTATTGTATAAGAAGTGTTTTTGCGGTTATAACTACGGCGGTATTACTTTCTTTATTTCAGTATTTCATAAAAGACGCCATACTGGAAAATGAACTTTTATTATCCTGTCTTATTGGAGGTATGTTATGTGGTACAGGTATAGGGCTGGCTTTTATATCTAATGGTAGTACAGGAGGAACAGATATAATAGCTGCTATCATAAATAAATACAAGGATATATCCATAGGCCGCATGATGCTTTATTGCGATGTGCTTATTATTTCTTCTTCTTACTGTGTGGTACCGGATGCCACATTAAGAACTGTGGTATATGGATTGGTAGTCATGTTTGTGATGACATATGTATGCGATATTGTTATTAATGGTATAAGACAATCGGTACAGTTATTGATTTTTTCTGAAAAGTACGATGAAATAGCTTCTCATATCAATACCGATATTCATCGGGGAGTAACGGTTTTGGACGGGATGGGATGGTATTCCAAACAACCTAAGAAAGTGCTGGTCGTCCTTGCCAAGAAAAATGAGTCAATAAGTATAATGAGACTGGTAAAATCTATCGATTCTAATGCATTTATATCGCAAAGTAATGTAGTAGGTGTTTACGGACAGGGTTTTGATAAAATAAAAGGTTGA
- a CDS encoding DUF4294 domain-containing protein, with translation MKRIIFIFSIILLILSSAYRAYGQLYEHPAYERMYKAVIETGDTVWVIDIRTLHIYPPLKFKSKKEEKFYWKTVRDVKKTLPYAKIVYKTLIETYEYIETLPTEKEKQAHLKLMEKEIYKQYMPVLKKFTLSQGKMLIKLINRECNQSSYGLIKAFLGSFRAGFWQTFGRLFGVTLKTDWDPEGKDAMIERICVLVEEGVL, from the coding sequence ATGAAAAGGATAATCTTCATATTTTCAATCATATTACTGATTTTATCGAGTGCGTACCGGGCATACGGACAACTTTATGAACATCCGGCTTACGAACGTATGTATAAGGCTGTTATTGAAACGGGAGATACCGTATGGGTAATAGATATACGTACTTTACACATATATCCTCCTCTTAAATTCAAGAGTAAAAAAGAAGAAAAGTTTTACTGGAAGACCGTAAGGGATGTAAAAAAAACTTTACCCTACGCCAAAATAGTTTACAAAACCCTGATTGAAACTTATGAATATATAGAGACTTTACCTACGGAAAAAGAAAAACAGGCACATTTAAAGCTGATGGAAAAAGAAATATATAAACAATATATGCCTGTACTTAAAAAATTTACTCTTTCTCAGGGAAAAATGCTTATAAAACTAATAAACAGAGAATGTAATCAATCTTCTTATGGTCTTATAAAAGCATTTCTGGGAAGTTTCAGAGCGGGTTTCTGGCAAACTTTCGGACGTTTGTTCGGAGTCACGTTAAAAACGGATTGGGATCCTGAAGGCAAAGATGCTATGATAGAAAGAATATGTGTATTGGTAGAAGAAGGAGTACTATAA
- a CDS encoding M91 family zinc metallopeptidase — translation RQRDPLLNLFTSIDPLCEKYPWISPYAVCANNPLKYADRDGEDIVIHYEDEKGKSRTWVFNGHNHSLAPKNQFVTDFLIAYSYNIMNGGGDNLKAAATAKDYIINLEQTDKNSNFGITFNGPRTEGTVFWNPEKGLQTSKGTLSPATILEHEMDHGVHWQTATEEHRRGQNTNDSYFKNKEEKRVITGSEYKSGVANGELRVIPGGGENKNSSYRGHVAACKNVPVIVISPISNKKRR, via the coding sequence CGCCAGCGAGACCCTTTGCTGAACCTGTTTACTTCCATTGACCCCCTTTGTGAGAAATATCCCTGGATCTCTCCCTATGCCGTGTGTGCCAATAATCCGTTGAAGTATGCGGATAGAGATGGGGAAGACATTGTGATTCATTATGAGGACGAAAAAGGAAAAAGCAGAACATGGGTATTTAATGGACATAACCACTCCTTGGCTCCGAAAAATCAGTTTGTAACTGATTTTCTGATTGCCTATAGTTATAATATAATGAATGGGGGAGGAGATAACCTGAAAGCAGCCGCAACGGCTAAAGATTATATTATTAATCTTGAGCAAACAGATAAAAATAGTAATTTTGGTATTACATTTAATGGGCCGAGAACAGAGGGAACAGTATTTTGGAATCCGGAAAAGGGTCTCCAAACATCTAAAGGAACATTGTCCCCCGCCACAATATTGGAACATGAAATGGATCATGGAGTCCATTGGCAAACAGCTACTGAAGAACATAGAAGAGGACAGAATACTAATGATTCTTATTTTAAAAATAAAGAAGAAAAAAGAGTTATCACAGGCTCCGAATATAAAAGCGGGGTGGCAAACGGAGAACTCAGAGTTATTCCCGGAGGAGGAGAAAACAAAAATTCCAGTTATCGGGGGCATGTAGCCGCTTGTAAAAATGTTCCTGTTATTGTTATTTCACCCATTTCAAATAAAAAAAGGCGATGA
- a CDS encoding JAB-like toxin 1 domain-containing protein: MRSIPGSLPMPCVLTILLIEGLDDYTVNDKGNIVFVQKTTEETDKLIAIGNNNIIEYNDEGSITNSFFILDKGILNNQKVSGETTYMSVKNDEQAKGLFEFLSENTSIEWGKVSFGKVSNYISTNNNPYNNGIETITYERLLKENKCNLLRFIDHSHPDGSFPSGFSNEKGFLPKGQGDKAFAEWFYNYYPKIAPLVKLRVYNPIQKNYIRYNNKTYF, encoded by the coding sequence GTGAGAAGTATACCTGGATCTCTCCCTATGCCGTGTGTTCTAACAATTTTATTAATAGAAGGACTCGATGATTATACGGTAAACGATAAAGGGAACATTGTTTTTGTCCAAAAAACCACAGAAGAAACAGATAAATTGATTGCAATAGGGAATAATAATATAATTGAATATAATGATGAAGGAAGTATTACTAATTCTTTTTTTATTCTGGATAAAGGTATATTAAATAATCAAAAAGTATCAGGCGAAACAACTTATATGTCTGTAAAAAATGATGAACAAGCCAAAGGATTATTTGAATTTTTATCTGAAAATACATCTATTGAATGGGGAAAAGTATCGTTCGGAAAAGTATCTAATTACATATCCACAAACAACAATCCATATAATAATGGAATAGAAACAATTACCTACGAACGCTTATTAAAAGAAAATAAGTGTAATTTATTGAGATTTATAGATCATAGTCATCCAGATGGTAGTTTTCCTTCTGGGTTTTCAAACGAAAAAGGTTTTTTACCAAAAGGACAAGGGGATAAAGCTTTTGCAGAATGGTTTTATAATTATTATCCTAAAATCGCACCATTAGTTAAATTGAGAGTTTATAATCCAATTCAAAAAAATTATATTCGATATAATAATAAAACATATTTTTAA
- a CDS encoding radical SAM protein, translating into MSTILFNEIVFGPVHSRRLGVSLGINLLPRNGKLCSFDCLYCECGYNSQGKGTTGLPERKEVYEALEDRLKKMKEKNEIPDVITFAGNGEPTLHPQFGEIIDDTIKLRNIYFPQAKVSVLSNATYINSPAVVEALNKVDNNILKLDSAFDDTVRILNVPNNPDFSVEKLIGQLNLFQGNLVIQTMFLRGEHKGQIIDNTTEKEIRAWLEALKRIKPRQVMIYTIDRETPEKELRKVTKEELNSIAEKVKKIGFDVSVSA; encoded by the coding sequence ATGTCTACTATTTTATTTAATGAGATTGTTTTCGGCCCTGTTCATAGCCGTAGATTAGGAGTTTCATTAGGAATTAATCTGTTGCCCAGAAATGGTAAATTATGCTCTTTCGATTGTTTATATTGCGAATGCGGATATAATTCACAAGGAAAAGGAACTACCGGTCTGCCGGAACGTAAAGAGGTGTATGAAGCTTTAGAAGATCGTTTGAAGAAAATGAAAGAAAAAAATGAAATACCCGATGTTATCACATTTGCCGGAAACGGAGAACCCACATTACATCCTCAGTTCGGAGAAATCATCGATGATACCATAAAACTTAGAAATATTTATTTTCCTCAAGCAAAAGTAAGCGTATTATCTAATGCTACATATATTAATTCACCGGCTGTAGTAGAAGCGTTGAATAAAGTAGATAATAATATACTTAAACTAGATTCGGCTTTCGATGATACGGTACGTATATTGAATGTTCCTAACAATCCTGATTTTTCTGTTGAAAAACTTATAGGGCAACTCAATTTATTTCAGGGAAATCTGGTTATTCAAACTATGTTTCTTCGGGGAGAACACAAAGGACAAATCATAGATAATACCACAGAAAAAGAAATTAGAGCCTGGTTGGAAGCTTTAAAACGTATTAAACCGCGTCAGGTAATGATTTATACGATTGACAGGGAAACACCCGAAAAGGAACTCCGGAAAGTTACTAAAGAAGAATTGAATTCTATTGCCGAAAAGGTTAAAAAGATAGGTTTTGATGTAAGTGTTTCCGCTTAA